cataaaaattttattttatatataaaagaaaatattttttaaaaaattgaaacaTATACACATCGatcgaatatatatatatatatatatatatatatatatatatatatatatggtcagaTTCGGCCGTGTTGATTTGAACTAGTTCTCTGAAAATTCACATTAAAATcgagccaaattttttttgattcaaACATTTCATGGAcaccaaatcaattttttaaaaaaatatcaatgcAAACTTAACCAAAGAGCCTGTTTAGATCGGGGCTCTCggtttgacttttttttttttttggcacactAATGGACTCAAATATCCTCAACAACTTGATTGACTTTACTGTTTCAAAATCTCGTTTCGATAACGACCTACAAACATAGACACCCATAATCTTCTCTcagttgaagaaaaaaaatttgaagtcTTCCCTTCATGTCCAATCCATTCCATGCGTCTTTCGCTGAATTGGAACTATAATTTTTAGTAGCCGAGCTGTCACTGCTACCAGAAGTCGTCGCAACTTTCCAACCATGCTCTTTCTTCCCTCCCATCCTCCTTCCTTCCCAATTCCCATATAGAACTAATCCATTATGCTTTTCTGATCATCAATCAATTCGGATACCTGGATGGATGGCCACTCCGACCAGTCCCAAAgggaagttaaaaaaaaagaaaagaaaagatgaaacaaaggaaagaaaaggattaATTTTTCTTTGCGTGCTTGCCGGGTTCCCCCATTCCTGCTACATCTCTCGCAgtcatttcttttaatttttttgtaaataaataATATGGTAAAGAGGAGCAGCATCCGCCCTTCCTGCTCTCTTGGTCGAAGTCGTCTCGTTAGATGATTCTTTCTCTCGCCCTCACGCTCCGTTGGTTTTAACGTATTGCTGTTGTTGGCATTGGCGCTGTCAACGTTTTCTTCTGCATGCTCCTCTGTTTGTTTCGTCTGCTTTGTCCCCGAAGTCGTCTCTTCTACTGTACGGCCCCCAGCCCGCTCTCATCCTCGCTGAGATAACCCGCAGTCCACCGCACCCGGAAAAAACAAAGGCTACCATTTCTTCCACTCCTCTCTTTCCCTCGttcccttctctcctctctttttctttctgttttacCTCCCctatttatttatacttggggACCAGcggggaaggaggaagaaggggctctctctctctttctttgttATTCTTCCTTCTGCGTGGGTTAGATGTGGTGGCATTGGGGCGCCTGATGGGGAACTGCCAGACCACCGTCGGCGCTGCCGCTAGCGGCGGCAGtactgccgccgccgccgctaggAGGAGGAACCGCGCCGGCTGGCGGAGAGGAGGGGGCAATTGGTCGAAGTTGCCGCGGGAGGACGAGCTGCATTTGGTTCCGGGTAGGATCTTCTCGAACGAGGGCAGGAGCAGAACGTCCTCTATCTACACCCAGCAGGGCCGCAAGGGCATCAACCAGGACGCCATGATTCTTTGGGAAGTAAGAAACAACGACCAGAGCCGCTCCATTAcctcttcccttctttctccccctttctagctttgttctttttgattttttttgtttgtgtagtatcattgattgattgattcatCGATCAAGGATTTCGGCGTGGAAGGTGGCGTCCTCTGCGGGGTGTTCGACGGCCACGGTCCGCAGGGCCACCTCGTGGCGCGCAAGGTCCGGAACGCCCTCCCCCTCaagctcctctcctctcttcccctTCTCGGCGGCGCCGCCACCCGCCGCACGGGACTCGGATGTCTCGGGAGGGGGCGCGCCCCTCTGGCTCCTGCCGGCGATGCGGAGGCGGGGATGGAacacgaggaggaggaggaggaggtgttgCTTTCAGCTTGGAGGGAGGCGTTCGTGAGGTCGTACAAGGGCATGGACAAGAAGCTCCGTTCCCACCCCAATCTCGATTGCTTCTGCAGCGGCACCACCGCCGTCACCGTGCTCAAGCTGGTGCGCTCTACTCGACCCCACATCTCAACTTCCTTCAACCCCacctcccctccctccctcctgaTCCCCTGAGGTTCTCGGATTTGCACGTTTAGGGCTCCAAGCTTTATATTGGCAACATTGGCGATTCTCGTGCGGTCTTGGGGTCCAAGGATGACAGCAGCGGCTCCATGGTCGCTGTGCAATTAACTGTCGACCTCAAGCCTGATCTCCCAAGTATGAAATCcatttcttttcctctcctcgGTAGAATTGAACTTTGTTGGACTCTGCTGTGTCGCAACTTTTGCTGGTGGTCTCTCTGCTTCAGGGGAAGCCGAGAGGATCAAACGGTGCAGGGGCAGGGTGTTTGCACTGCAGGATGAGCCCGGGGTGCCGAGGGTGTGGCTGCCGTTCGACGATGCTCCTGGGCTGGCGATGGCTAGAGCTTTCGGGGATTTCTGCTTGAAGGATTATGGAGTGATCTCGGTGCCAGAGTTCTTCCACTGGACGCTCACGGAAAGCGACCAGTTTGTCGTTCTTGCATCTGACGGCGTGAGCTGCCTCTCTCTTCTTTGCAGATTGGCATTCAAATCCTGCCATTTATGTTTAATCTCTATAGAACATAAATATCATGGACAAACTATCAATTCTTGCAGAAGTTATAACCTTTTCATTATAGCAATGATTTTTTCTATTCGGTAGCATTCAACCGTTGACATATGCTCTTGTATGCATGCTCCAAATATATGTAGAGAAAACCACACAATTGCATTGCTAGTAGATGACGACACAGCATTATTCTCTTTGATTTGCATATGTCTCTGAACTTGCTTTTAAATGAAATTAGCATTCCTGAAAACTTCAAGCTCACGGATGCCAATATCTTGTAAAAACTTCGAGTTTACATGGAAGGAGCAAGTAgtcttaaaaaaaatgttggaccAATCGCTTGTGTTTCAACTTGATTGCTTAACTGTCTTGTCGCATGGTCATGTTTCTAAACAGTAATAGCATTGGATAATATAGTGCTCAGGGCCTCAGGCTCTGTTTGCTGGCATACATGCATTCCATTTACTAATTAACTTGGGCATGAAATCTAATGATGGGATGCTTTAAGCCACTGATGGCACCAGTCCATGAAAAGTAGCACACAGAAACTACCGAGATATACAGGTTATTGGTTATGGCCTAGTCTTGACAGTTGATGAGATGTAGCAATATGTTGAAACTTATGGCCAAATAGGAGATGACAAGAGCCATTTCATGATAATGTGGCTATGAATTCCTCATTTTCTTTCCattgttattttttctttcaaagaatTGGCTTGTGCAAGAAATTTTGGTTGGACAGAAGAATGGATGAACTTGGAAGGGCCATAGCCGACTTTATGGTATATGTTTTACATAGTGACATAATCTAGTTGTTTGGTTCAGATAGTTCTACAGGGTCAAAGAATAGTACCTAGACAACTCTACAAATTCCATAGAACCCAGTTTTTCAAGAAACTTCTTTCAGAGATCAGCTTAAATTTCAACAAATCACAAGAAGCAGAAACTAATTTGACTTTGATGCATATGTCTAGCCATTATGCTTGGATACCACGTACTTCTTGAACTGATGCACAGCATTGATTGTCCTCCTTTTGAATGCATCTAGTGACAGATGCCCCATGGCCAAAGTATCCTCAGTAGGCCATTGAGAGAACAATATCCGTGCTTAGAAGTTTGAGGATGGGGCAATTGATACAAGGAATGCTGTACCACCATATTTAACCCTGAAAACCTGTTCCTAGCCATAGTGCTCACCTGGTCAACCTGCCCCTTTGTACCAGACCATACTGTAGGTAACTTAAGCAAAGAAAGACCATCTCCCCCCAAAC
This portion of the Phoenix dactylifera cultivar Barhee BC4 chromosome 11, palm_55x_up_171113_PBpolish2nd_filt_p, whole genome shotgun sequence genome encodes:
- the LOC103714609 gene encoding probable protein phosphatase 2C 64, coding for MGNCQTTVGAAASGGSTAAAAARRRNRAGWRRGGGNWSKLPREDELHLVPGRIFSNEGRSRTSSIYTQQGRKGINQDAMILWEDFGVEGGVLCGVFDGHGPQGHLVARKVRNALPLKLLSSLPLLGGAATRRTGLGCLGRGRAPLAPAGDAEAGMEHEEEEEEVLLSAWREAFVRSYKGMDKKLRSHPNLDCFCSGTTAVTVLKLGSKLYIGNIGDSRAVLGSKDDSSGSMVAVQLTVDLKPDLPREAERIKRCRGRVFALQDEPGVPRVWLPFDDAPGLAMARAFGDFCLKDYGVISVPEFFHWTLTESDQFVVLASDGIWDVLSNKEVVDIVSSSPTRSSAAKFLVEAAAREWKLKYPTSKMDDCAVVCLYFDGKMYPEFESVENSTTSMVNYSCEGSVIELNEAHNEEPTLDRNFTVRSAGNTRISVVADENKADSMEDQSWSGLEGVTRVNSLVQLPRFLDEKVTL